A region of Vitis vinifera cultivar Pinot Noir 40024 chromosome 15, ASM3070453v1 DNA encodes the following proteins:
- the LOC100254773 gene encoding pentatricopeptide repeat-containing protein At2g35030, mitochondrial isoform X1 yields MGYYHHMNNIVPISNRFHSLLKLPNIFCCVRHATSSFSLGTKRNLGFGATKISSSNSGKSNLRSTVLDIYNCNIKISQLGRCGNVRGARKLFDEMPHHDNVSYTAMITAYLKNNELRKAEKLFQTMPDRTIVAESAMIDGYAKAGLMDSAQKVFDAMIDTNVFSWTSLISGYFRDGQVAKACQLFDQMPAKNVVSWTTMVLGYARNGLIDQARSVFNQMPEKNTISWTAMMKSYVDNGRTDEALKLFHEMPQRNLYSWNTMISGCLDGKRVNEAFKLFHLMPLRNAVSWTIMVSGLARNGFTKLAREYFDQMPNKDIAAWNAMITAYVDECLIVEASELFNLMTERNIVTWNAMIDGYARHRPDGEAMKHLILMLRSCIRPNETTMTIILTSCWGMLELMQAHALAIVVGCECETSLSNALITMYSRIGDISSSRIAFESLKAKDVVSWTAMLLAFTYHGHGDHALHVFGHMLKSGTKPDEITFVGVLSACSHAGLVKKGQKLFDSMSRAYGLEPRAEHYSCLVDILGRAGQVHEAMDVVWKMPECERDGAVLGALLGACRLHGNVEMADYIGQKLIELQPNSSGGYVLLANVFAARGNWDEFAEVRKKMKDRNVRKVPGFSQIEVKGKCHAFFAGDKSHPQVEEIYELLREKLLPIMHEMGYSQWNQFVPSWF; encoded by the coding sequence ATGGGATATTATCATCACATGAATAATATTGTGCCAATCTCTAATCGGTTTCACtctctcctgaagcttcctaaCATCTTCTGCTGTGTTAGACATGCAACCTCTTCATTTTCTCTAGGCACCAAACGAAATTTGGGATTTGGGGCAACCAAGATTTCCAGTTCCAACAGTGGAAAATCTAATCTCAGATCAACTGTTTTGGATATTTATAAttgtaatattaaaataagtCAATTAGGCCGTTGTGGAAATGTCAGAGGAGCAAGGAAATTGTTCGATGAAATGCCTCATCATGATAATGTCTCTTACACAGCCATGATCACTGCATATCTGAAGAATAATGAGCTGCGCAAAGCTGAAAAGCTCTTTCAGACAATGCCTGACCGAACCATTGTGGCTGAATCTGCCATGATTGATGGTTATGCAAAAGCTGGTCTGATGGACAGTGCTCAGAAAGTCTTTGATGCTATGATAGACACAAATGTATTCTCATGGACTAGTTTGATTTCTGGGTACTTTAGGGATGGACAAGTTGCTAAGGCTTGCCAGCTTTTTGATCAAATGCCGGCAAAAAATGTGGTCTCTTGGACTACAATGGTGTTGGGTTATGCTCGAAATGGTTTGATTGATCAAGCTCGTAGTGTTTTCAATCAGATGCCTGAAAAAAACACCATATCTTGGACAGCTATGATGAAATCTTATGTTGATAATGGTCGAACTGATGAGGCTCTTAAGCTCTTCCATGAAATGCCTCAGCGAAACTTGTATTCTTGGAACACAATGATCTCTGGTTGTCTAGATGGTAAGAGAGTAAATGAAGCATTTAAACTATTTCATTTGATGCCTCTAAGAAATGCAGTTTCTTGGACAATTATGGTTTCAGGCCTAGCACGAAATGGGTTCACCAAACTTGCAAGAGAGTACTTTGATCAAATGCCTAACAAAGATATAGCTGCATGGAATGCAATGATCACAGCATATGTGGATGAATGTCTCATAGTTGAAGCAAGTGAGCTTTTCAATTTGATGACGGAAAGAAATATTGTGACTTGGAATGCAATGATTGATGGCTATGCAAGGCACAGGCCAGATGGCGAAGCCATGAAGCACCTAATCCTCATGCTTCGCTCTTGCATTAGACCTAACGAGACTACTATGACCATCATACTGACCTCATGTTGGGGAATGCTAGAACTCATGCAAGCTCATGCACTTGCCATAGTAGTTGGATGTGAGTGTGAAACATCACTTTCCAATGCTCTTATTACTATGTATTCAAGAATTGGGGATATTAGCTCTTCTAGGATTGCTTTTGAGAGCCTCAAGGCCAAGGATGTTGTGTCATGGACAGCAATGCTATTAGCATTTACTTACCATGGCCATGGTGACCATGCCTTACATGTCTTTGGACACATGCTAAAATCAGGAACCAAGCCTGATGAGATTACTTTTGTAGGAGTCTTGTCAGCTTGTAGTCATGCTGGTCTTGTTAAGAAAGGTCAAAAGCTTTTTGACTCAATGAGTCGTGCTTATGGTTTAGAACCAAGGGCTGAGCACTATTCATGCCTTGTTGACATCCTTGGTCGAGCAGGACAGGTGCATGAGGCTATGGATGTTGTTTGGAAAATGCCTGAATGTGAGAGGGATGGTGCTGTTCTAGGGGCATTGCTTGGTGCATGCAGGTTGCATGGGAATGTTGAAATGGCAGATTATATTGGTCAGAAGCTTATCGAGCTACAGCCAAATAGCTCAGGTGGGTATGTACTCTTAGCCAATGTTTTTGCAGCTCGTGGAAATTGGGATGAATTTGCAGAAGTTAGGAAAAAGATGAAGGACCGGAATGTGAGGAAAGTACCGGGTTTTAGTCAAATAGAGGTAAAGGGAAAGTGTCATGCATTCTTTGCGGGAGACAAATCTCATCCTCAGGTTGAGGAAATTTACGAACTGCTACGAGAGAAGCTTCTCCCCATAATGCATGAGATGGGCTACTCGCAATGGAACCAATTTGTACCATCATGGTTTTAA
- the LOC100254773 gene encoding APO protein 1, chloroplastic isoform X2, whose protein sequence is MLQQPPVISPASWNPSQRGVCLGIMDFKRPKLSASRSYTLGLKFQQGQILTGQPKISGTFLCVSQKPQEDATFKKQIAYPQNVDLPPILPKKKKKPYPIPLKKIRQAARDDKKLAQKGIEKPLEPPKNGLIVPDLVPVAYEVLDAWKVLIKGLAQLLHVIPVHGCSECSEIHVAQSGHHIQDCTGPSSVKRRGLHSWVKGSINDVLIPIESYHLYDPFGRRIKHETRFSYDRIPAVVELCVQAGVDLPEYPSRRRTIPIRMIGKKVIDRGGFVEEPEPFHSSDSSSLLMDIDTHGAFGRFPPPPLSDIPRIAQETIDAYEVVRWGVRKLMRKYTVKACGYCSEVHVGPWGHNAKLCGEFKHQWRDGKHGWQDATVEEVIPPNYVYHLRDPKGPPLRSGLKRFYGKAPAVVEVCMQAGAQVPDKYKPMMRLDIVIPDTEESRLVA, encoded by the exons ATGCTCCAGCAGCCACCAGTAATATCCCCAGCTTCATGGAATCCATCTCAAAGAG GTGTTTGCCTGGGCATCATGGATTTTAAGAGGCCCAAGTTATCAGCTTCAAGGTCATATACTCTTGGATTGAAG TTTCAGCAGGGACAGATTCTGACTGGTCAACCAAAAATATCAGGGACCTTCCTTTGTGTCAGCCAGAAGCCCCAAGAAGATGCAACATTCAAGAAACAGATAGCATATCCTCAAAATGTGGATCTTCCACCCATACTgcctaaaaaaaagaaaaaaccctatCCCATTCCTCTGAAGAAGATCCGGCAAGCTGCAAGGGACGACAAAAAACTTGCACAAAAGGGAATAGAGAAGCCCCTTGAACCTCCAAAAAATGGATTAATTGTGCCTGATCTTGTTCCTGTTGCATATGAAGTACTGGATGCCTGGAAAGTTTTGATTAAAGGCCTTGCCCAGCTGTTACATGTTATTCCTGTGCATGGTTGCAG TGAGTGTTCAGAAATTCATGTAGCACAAAGTGGTCACCACATTCAGGACTGCACTGGACCGAGCAGTGTGAAGCGTCGAGGCTTACACTCATGGGTCAAGGGTTCCATCAATGATGTACTTATCCCTATTGAATCTTACCATCTGTACGACCCTTTTGGTCGGCGCATCAAGCATGAGACTCGGTTCAGCTATGATAGGATTCCAGCAGTTGTGGAACTATGTGTCCAAGCTGGAGTTGATTTACCAGAATACCCTTCTCGTCGAAGAACCATACCCATTCGAATGATTGGCAAGAAAGTAATAGACCGGGGTGGATTTGTTGAGGAGCCTGAACCATTCCACTCTAGTGATTCATCTTCCTTACTCATGGATATCGATACACATGGAGCTTTCGGGAGATTTCCACCACCTCCATTGTCAGACATACCTAGGATTGCACAGGAGACCATTGATGCATATGAGGTTGTTAGATGGGGTGTGAGGAAATTGATGAGGAAATACACAGTGAAGGCTTGCGGGTATTGCTCAGAGGTTCATGTGGGGCCATGGGGTCACAATGCTAAGCTTTGTGGGGAATTCAAGCACCAGTGGAGGGATGGGAAGCATGGTTGGCAGGATGCCACAGTGGAGGAGGTGATCCCTCCAAATTATGTATATCATTTGCGGGATCCTAAAGGGCCTCCCTTAAGGAGTGGGCTCAAGAGGTTCTATGGTAAGGCTCCAGCTGTGGTAGAGGTGTGCATGCAGGCTGGTGCACAAGTTCCTGATAAATACAAGCCCATGATGAGGCTTGATATTGTAATCCCTGATACTGAGGAGTCACGCTTAGTTGCATAA